The Elgaria multicarinata webbii isolate HBS135686 ecotype San Diego chromosome 1, rElgMul1.1.pri, whole genome shotgun sequence genome includes the window AAGAACTGATGAGAACTTACTTTATTTTTTGTTCCATTTCTTCCAAAGATTCTTTCTTCATTATCTCCAGCTCTTGCTGATGCTCCTTCCGCAGAGTCCGCAAATCCTTATGCAGCTTACTCAGATCTTTCTGCAGTTTCTGTTTCTCCCGCTCAGTCTCCTGCAGTTTAGCTTGCAAATCCTTCTGCTGCATCTGCAGATCATCAAGCAGTTTCTGAAGATCAAGGATTGATCTAGTCTTTTCTTCTGTGCTTTCTTCTAAAGCTTTTGTAAGGCCACTTCTTTCATCCAGCTGCTGTTGGAGTCCCTGCAACTTCTCATCATATTTTGAAATCAACTCTTCCATCTCAGTTTTGTGcagttctctctctttcatggcATCCTCATCAAAACTGTGTATCTTTTGCTGCAAAGACTGCTCTTCTTTCTCCTTATCTTGCAGGGCTTTTTGCAAGTCTTTAATCACATTCTCcattttttgctgtttttgttcTTTGGTTTTCAATTCTTCTCTGATATTTGCTAAGTCGCTATCATCTTTTGTGTGTTGCTCAAGCAATGAAGCCTGATTCTTAATTTGCTCCTCAAGCTCTTGCTGAAGCTTTTCAACTATGATCTGGTCTTCTTGTTTCCTTTTAAGGAGTTCCTCTTGTTGATTCTGAGCCTCTAGCTTTAAAATTCcacattttttttgttctttatcGTAGATCTTTAGTAGTCTCTCTTTTTCCAATAAATCCTTTTGTAAAGTATCAATTTTCAATTCATACATCTGTTGCATGTTCTCCTGCTCTGTAGAAACTTGCATGGCTTGCACTTTCTGTATCGTCTCCTTTTCTAACTCTGAATCTATTGATCGAATTTTTTCTTCCAAAGACATAATCATGTTTTCTTTGCCTTGTAATTTTTCTTGCAATTGCTTTTCCATATCTTGTTTATATTGCTGTTCCCTTTCTTCCATTTGAGATGTCAACTGCTTTCTAATGGATGCAATTTTTTGTTCAGCCTTTTTTTTCAGGTCTGCTATTTTAGCAGTGGTTTCTGAAATAAGCCTCTCTTCTAAAGCCTTTAACTCTTCCTCTTTGCTTTTCATTAGAGCCACTTttgtttcttcaaattctttgGATTTTTCCTTAAAGTCAATTTCCATTGtctgcattttcttttcaaagaGTAGTACTTTTTCTTCCATCTCTTTAAGCCTGTTATCCTTTTCCACAACTGCCACCTGAGCCTGTTCAAGCTTTTGTGCCAATTCTTTTTGCTCACTGTCCTGCTCATTGTGTCTTTTGAGTTCATCCATTAAAGAATCATTCTCTGCTGTTTTCCGAGCAATGTGTTCTTCTAGCTCAGCAATTCTTGCTGTATGAATTTTTAACTCAGCAACCAAATCAGATTCTTGTTTGTCTCTTCGATTCTGCTTTTGTTCTATTAAGCCTTTCAAATGTTCTATATGTTTGGTTTGTTTATCACACTCTTCCTTCATTCTATTCAATTCCTCTTCTTTTTCACTAGCTTGATTATTACTCAATTCAACCTTGTTTTGTAACTCCTTAATAGTATTATGGTTCTGTGTAAATCTCAACTGAGCTTTCTTCTTCCATTCTGACATCTTGTTCATCCAGTGGTCTACCTGTTCAAGAGCAGCTGCTTTTTCCTGACTAAGTGTTTCAACTTTGGAAGACAATTCCTGCACCTCATTCAGTAACTGCAGTCTATTCTCTTTGTGTTGCTTGTTTAACAATGCTGTAGCAGCATCTTTTTCTGATATGCTATTTTCAAGTCTGAGGTTTAATTCACTGATAAGTTTGTTAAGGTCTACAATCTCCAAAGTTTTCTCATTCAGATCCTCCTTCATTGAAGTGGAAACATTAATATGCTCAGATAATTCTTTCTTCAGCTGTGTGATGCAAGTTTCTTTCTCTGTTGCTGCTTGCTGCTGGTGCCCTCCTTCTTTTTGCAATTGCTCTTTTTCTGTTACAAGCGTTTCAATGTCAACTTTCATAGACATCAACAAGTTTTCCTTTTCCTGCAAGTGTTCCTTTGACTCGTGTAAACAGCTTGTTAAAGTACCATGACTCTCTCTTATTTGTTTAAGTTGAGCTTTTAGATCAGGAATTTGACAGGTTTTAGTGAATATTGCTTCTTTAATTTTTGTTGCCTGGTGCTGACAATGTGCAACCCTAGCAATTACTGAAGAAATCTTATCCCTGCATTTTTCAATCAGTTCAGTGGTTTTTGTTTGCAGTAAAGTTTCTGCTTTCTGCTGGTAGTCCTCCAGTTGTGTGGCTGTATCCCTTGAAAACTTCTCAAATTCAGCTTTTTGTTGTTGAAGCTCCAAATTTTTGTCATGAAGAATTTTCTCATAATCCTCATGCTCTTTAGAATTTGACAGTTTTAGAGCCTGGAGGTGCTCATCAGATATTTTCAATTTTTCTTCCAGTTCACTAACTttattcttctctttttctcttactGCCTTTATTTCACTAAGATCTTCCTGAACCGCAATCTTGTCCTTCAAAGACAAACTAAGATCATCCTCTAATTTTTCACATTGCATTTTTAGATCAGTTTCTTTTTGTGTCAAAATAGTCATTTGAGCTAACGTTTGCTGAAGTTGCTCTTGAAGCTCATTCATAGATTTCTTCTGCTTTGTCTGTTCTTCCCTTAACCTGGTAATCTCTGCATTACTCCCTTCTCTTTCAGCACTGAAGGTGGCCAATTTCTGTTTCACATCCCctaattcttttcctttttcttgtaaCTCCATTTCATGCTTCTCTTGAAGTTCTTCAGCCTGCTGACTGAGTTTCTTTTCCCAAGTTTCTACAACTTTTTCTAGTTCTTGTCTGTGAATTTCAGCAAGGCTTTCTAGTTGTTCCTTCTGATTCATCTCCAGTTTTGACACAGCATCATTTATTCCAGCTGAACTGGCATGAGCCATTTCCAATATTTTTGAATTGAATTGCTTCTCTTTCTGACTAAGCTCCAACTGTTTGTTTTCAATCTCCTTTTTCAGTTTTGCTTCCTGCTCTGAAAGCTTCTTCTTGAATATTACTTGCATCTCCTTTGCTTTTTCTTTAACTttctctgtttctgtttcttgATTTCTCAATCTGATTTCATATTCTCCttttaaaacattcatttccTCCTCTTTGGCTGACAAATGCTGTCTAAGCTCATCAATTTGTTGGTTCAAGAGCCCCTTCATTTGTTTAAGTTCATTTTCCTTATCAGTAAAATGGATCTTTGCCTGACTGACCTCTTCTCTAAGGTCTCTTAACTGTGAGTCATACTGTTCTGTCAGCGAGGAGATTTTCtgcatattttctctcttttgctcTTCCAGTTCAGATTTCAAATTGTGTACCTGGGATATCTGAGAGTCTAACTCAGCTTTGACTTCACTCAGTTGGGGTTCAGCTTTTACAATCTTTTCTTCAAGGTGCAATTTTTCAGCTTTTACATTTGCCAAAGTTTGGTGCAAATCTGTTAACTTCTGTTCATAAATGCTTGCCTGTTCTCTGGCACTGTCATCCCTGGACTGACGTAGGACATCTAGTTCTGCAGACATTTCTTTACATTCAGTTTCAGTCTTTACTAGAGATTCCTTTAATTTTTTCAATTGCTCTTCCAATTCCTCTTGGCATTTCTCTTTTGCTTCCAAAAGTAGCTTAAGTTGATTAATTTCTTCTTTAAATGTTTTCTCTGATACTTCCTGGTCTTTAAAAATAGCTTCAATTTGTTCCTGGTGATGATTCTTCTGCTGTTCTAACTTTGCCTCAAAATCTTGCTTTGCTTGATCTGCATCATCTTTTAACTTTGACAGACATTGTTCAAGATCTTGACGAATTTTGAATGTATCTGATAACTCAGAAGAGAGTGCTTCAAGCTCTGTCTGTTTCACATCAAGCTTTTCTAGAGTTCTCTCATTCATCTCTTCTATGTGAGCATGAAATACAGCCTCTTTTTCGTTCAGTACTTTAGTCATTTCTTCCTCATGATGCCTTTTCAGTTTCTGCATttctgactgctgctgctgcattaatGTGTCCAGTTTTTTTCTCCAAAGTTTTTGCTCCTGTTGCTTCACAGCCTCAAGCTCTTCTCTGTGTTTTTCAACCATAGCAGTAGCTTCTTTATTCAGCTTGTTTTTTTCTGATTCTATCTGACAACTCATTTCTTCTATCTGGTTTTTGTCATTTTGTGAACACTTTGCAAGGGAACTTTCTAACTCAAGAATTCTCTGTTAACAAGATTGGTTGAAAAATAGGATGAATATCATGTTGGCATTCCACTAAGTCATTTACacaagtgcaatgtaatttacattagctgTAGTGTCAAATAAGATATTGCCAAAAGTTTCTTATAGATTATAATCTTAGAACATGATCCATCCAAACTTTAGCACTTCAAAATCttcatgatttcaatgggagcaTTAAACATATGCAAGCTATCTCCTATTCAGATCAATATAACTTCAAATGTAAATTAAAAGTGGAATTGTGCCATTAATAAATGCCAATTACATATGTATAGAGAAGGGGAAATATTATTCGACCCAAAGCCAAGGGAAATCTTTTAGAACTATCGCGCTTTTTCTTGTTGAAGTGgaagaaattttattttctacagTAGAACAGGAGCAAGGATTCTCAAATTTTATCACACCACACAATGGCACAAACAAATTCTGAACCTTTTGAGTATGACTAAGAGAAGGAAATCCAGAAACAAAAGAATATTCCTCACATGAAGTGAAATTGGCCATATCTGTGTACCTACCcactggagggtgggggaggaactggGACAATTTGCACCAGGTCCCTGAGATGCAAGTAGTTCCCTGCCCTAGCCCTGCCACATttgctttccagaggcccagacATGCATGAGCCCTTGTAGGGGGCCAAGGGTCCTCAGCACTCCATCTGCTCCAGACTCCATAAACTTTCAGGGCAGACTTGACCATCCTATGATGGTAAATGTGGCATACCGTCATTAATTGCACAGGGCACTTATCAGATTAAAAGTGTCTGATCAGACTTGCACGCTGCTTCTGACCTCATATCCCAACCTCTCATTGTGACCTGGCCCACcatagacaggttgcttacctgtaactgtagttcttcaagtggtcatctgtgcagtcacacatatgggctctgcgcctgcgcagggccagctccggaaacttcactagctgaaaacctttttaggcgggaacccctcccccaccgtccactgagcatgctcaggggttcccgccctgtCTCCTCAGTtcttgaaaccgcctaaacagtctcactgaggtaaaCCACTACGTAATCaagaatgacaccatagtggggacagTGGGAGgattgtgtgactgcacagatgaccactcgaagaactacagttacaggtaagcaacctgtctttcttctttgtggtctctgtgcatcacacatatgggcgaataacaagctgacttaccggaggcggGTGGTGTCAGATGAGAAATGTAGTTCAAAGTATCGCCGATAAAATGGCACgcccaaaagcacagtctctATGTGCTCTGATGTCCAGGCGGTAATGACTGGCGAAAGTTAGAGGTGTTGACCAGGTGGCCGCTTTACAAAGGTCCAGTATGGCAATCCCTCTTTCAAATGCCGTGGAGGTGGCAACTCCCCTTGTGGAGTGAGAGCGTACTCTGCCCTCTAACGGAAGGCCaacaagttcataggctaatttaatgtTCTGTACAACCCATGCAGATATTCTTTGCGAAGATACTTGAAGTCCTTTTTGTTTGCCACCATAGCAAACAAAAAGTCGTTGGGATCTCCGAAAGGAAGCTGTTCTGGACTGATAGAAGGCAAGGGCGCGTTTAACGTCCAATGTGTGAAGGGTTGACTCGAGTGGAGATGTCGGCGAAGGAAAAAAACTTAGCAGAATGATATCCTGACCAACGTGGAACGATGACACAACCTTTGGGAGGaaggctgggtccggtctaaggaccaccttgtcagcatggAAAACTGTATAAGGTGGGTCTATGTGGAGTTGCTGCTAGCTCTGATGAACGTCTAGCAGACGTAATGGCAActaaaaaaacaactttgaaagTTAATAAACGAAAATCTGTAGTTGCCAGCGGCTCAAAAGGCTTGCCAGACAATGCTTTGAGCActacggaaaggctccattgggGAACAAAGGAGCGTACGGGTGGAATGGTATTCTTCATTCCTTTCATAAAACGCTTAACTAATGGGTAAGTGAAGACCGAACACCCCTGGATCCATAGATGTGAAGCAGAAATTGCTGCCAGATACACTCTAAGTGAGGaaaacttaaggcctcttttaaacaaggaaaagaggaaggcaaggatggtggaaataggtgCTGAAAGGGGATTCTCATTCCTACTTAAGGCAAAAGAAGAGAAGGCTTCCCACTTGGTAGCGTATGATTTCCTAGTCGCTGTTTTTCTAGCTGCTAGGATTATGTGCCATATATCAAGGGGTAAGGATTGACGATCTAACGCTGTCGTATCCTCCAGGCCGTTAGGTTCAGTGACTTGACCTCCGGGTGAAGAATGAGCCCTTTCCCCTTGGAGATTAAGTTGTGACATTGGGGCAACCTGATGTACTCCGCTAAGGACAGTTTGAGAAGTGGTATGAACCACGGTTGCCTTGGCCACCAGGGTGTGATTAGTATTGCATTGGAATTGTCCTTGCATAACTTCACTATCACCATGGGGATGAGAAGTATTGGGGGAAACAGGTATAGCAGTTGTCCCCACCAGGACATTTGGAAAGCATCCTCTAGGGACGCTCTTCCGTGACCTGCCCAAGTGCAGAAGCGACTGCAGATGGTGTTCTCTGGGGACGCGAATAGGTCCACAGTAGGTTTTCCCCACGTCTGAAAAATTATAGGAAGTGCAGACTCTGCCATCTGCCACTCGTGAGTATCTACAAAACTGCGGCTGAGATTGTTCGCCAAAGTATTGTCTTGGCCTGCGTTATGAAGGGCTGATAAAGTCATGCCGTGATCAATCGCCCAGTGCCAAATCTGTAGGGTCAGGGTAATCAGGTCCATTGACCGAGTTCCCCCTTGTTTGTTGATATGCCAGACTACCGCCATATTGTCTGTACGGATCTGGACCACGTGGCTTGATAAAGTATGTTGAAAAGCGCACAGTGCCTTCTGCACGGCCATTAACTCTAGAACGTTTATGTGTCTTTGCCTGTTGGCAGGACTCCAGCGTTCTTGTATCATTAACTTCCCGCAGTGGGCACCCCAACCCGTCAGCGATGCATCCGTTGCTAGGTGCTTGGATGGGACCGGTGGTCGGAAGTCTAGACCCTGCATAATGTTGGACAAGTCTATCCACCAGAGAAGGGTCTCCTTCACAGTCGCCGGGAGTGACAATCTGACCCGATGCGCGTCCATTGTGTTGTCGTACTCCCGTAGGAGCCACAGCTGCAGGGGCCTCATATGAAGGCGTGCCCACAGTATGACACTCACCGTTGCTGCCATGAATCCAAGTAACCTGGAGCGGATTGAGTCCAGGATTGCTCCGAGAAACTTTATCCTCTGGGTAGGTTGGAAAGTCAACTTCTCCTCGTTGATGTATAGCTCTAATTTGTTGAGGTCGACAGTGAGCCAGGTGCTGTGAATGGCTTCCTGTTCTGTACTTGCTactatc containing:
- the GOLGA4 gene encoding golgin subfamily A member 4 isoform X5; protein product: MPISESWCLSQALYEQDWAFEELEKALSTAQRTEEVRKKLQAEMDEKIKAVEKASEEERVSLQQELTRVKQEVVNIMKKSSEERITELEKLHKNELASKEQLLNDRLQAQDQAFQEQMKAALEKCQSEHLQIIQEKEQQDSLALEELELQKKAIQLECDKKLKDMQQETETFRTRILELESSLAKCSQNDKNQIEEMSCQIESEKNKLNKEATAMVEKHREELEAVKQQEQKLWRKKLDTLMQQQQSEMQKLKRHHEEEMTKVLNEKEAVFHAHIEEMNERTLEKLDVKQTELEALSSELSDTFKIRQDLEQCLSKLKDDADQAKQDFEAKLEQQKNHHQEQIEAIFKDQEVSEKTFKEEINQLKLLLEAKEKCQEELEEQLKKLKESLVKTETECKEMSAELDVLRQSRDDSAREQASIYEQKLTDLHQTLANVKAEKLHLEEKIVKAEPQLSEVKAELDSQISQVHNLKSELEEQKRENMQKISSLTEQYDSQLRDLREEVSQAKIHFTDKENELKQMKGLLNQQIDELRQHLSAKEEEMNVLKGEYEIRLRNQETETEKVKEKAKEMQVIFKKKLSEQEAKLKKEIENKQLELSQKEKQFNSKILEMAHASSAGINDAVSKLEMNQKEQLESLAEIHRQELEKVVETWEKKLSQQAEELQEKHEMELQEKGKELGDVKQKLATFSAEREGSNAEITRLREEQTKQKKSMNELQEQLQQTLAQMTILTQKETDLKMQCEKLEDDLSLSLKDKIAVQEDLSEIKAVREKEKNKVSELEEKLKISDEHLQALKLSNSKEHEDYEKILHDKNLELQQQKAEFEKFSRDTATQLEDYQQKAETLLQTKTTELIEKCRDKISSVIARVAHCQHQATKIKEAIFTKTCQIPDLKAQLKQIRESHGTLTSCLHESKEHLQEKENLLMSMKVDIETLVTEKEQLQKEGGHQQQAATEKETCITQLKKELSEHINVSTSMKEDLNEKTLEIVDLNKLISELNLRLENSISEKDAATALLNKQHKENRLQLLNEVQELSSKVETLSQEKAAALEQVDHWMNKMSEWKKKAQLRFTQNHNTIKELQNKVELSNNQASEKEEELNRMKEECDKQTKHIEHLKGLIEQKQNRRDKQESDLVAELKIHTARIAELEEHIARKTAENDSLMDELKRHNEQDSEQKELAQKLEQAQVAVVEKDNRLKEMEEKVLLFEKKMQTMEIDFKEKSKEFEETKVALMKSKEEELKALEERLISETTAKIADLKKKAEQKIASIRKQLTSQMEEREQQYKQDMEKQLQEKLQGKENMIMSLEEKIRSIDSELEKETIQKVQAMQVSTEQENMQQMYELKIDTLQKDLLEKERLLKIYDKEQKKCGILKLEAQNQQEELLKRKQEDQIIVEKLQQELEEQIKNQASLLEQHTKDDSDLANIREELKTKEQKQQKMENVIKDLQKALQDKEKEEQSLQQKIHSFDEDAMKERELHKTEMEELISKYDEKLQGLQQQLDERSGLTKALEESTEEKTRSILDLQKLLDDLQMQQKDLQAKLQETEREKQKLQKDLSKLHKDLRTLRKEHQQELEIMKKESLEEMEQKIKYEQEDIELKHNSTLKQLMREFNTQLAQKDREIETAVKETISKAQEVESELIESHHAEITQLHKKILEKDDDLQRTVKKYEEILETREEEMTGKVNDLEKQLEKLQEEYKQRLADEESWNSGEVTITELQAQLAQKTTLVNDSKLKEQEFREQIHTLQDRLKHYEKSMYVTTVETPYRDGNLCHSDVSLFGEPTEFEYLRKVLFEYMMGRETKTMAKVITTVLKFPADQAHKILEREDARTQLTSPRSGIF
- the GOLGA4 gene encoding golgin subfamily A member 4 isoform X4 — encoded protein: MFKKLKQKISEEQTSPAPRNLGSGAPNPPQGPSTSSPSTTRSRTSSLVEQNDEGTLTPNRENVSKQVTPSTNNSESEPSSPQPSDVYSFAQKLQLRVPSMESLFRSPLKESLFRSSSKESLVRTSSRDSLNKLDFDSPGPTYDPPSDVESEAEELPGNADSLPKEQLLQRLRRMERSLGSYRGKYSELVTAYQAVQREKKKLQGILSQSQDKALRRIGELREELQMDQQAKKHLQEEFDASLEEKDQLISVLQTQVSLLKQRLQNGQISIELPDPNVQTQAQVQSPTKDINTENALQSGSSGGDGDSAQTLESLTQRVRRQENLLHRCKETIRSHKERSAQLTSEKEALQEQLDERLQELEKMKDLHMAEKTKLITQLRDAKNLIEQLEQDKGMVIAETKRQMHETLEMKEEEIAQLRAHMKQVVMQSEELKEQKEKSEKSAFEELEKALSTAQRTEEVRKKLQAEMDEKIKAVEKASEEERVSLQQELTRVKQEVVNIMKKSSEERITELEKLHKNELASKEQLLNDRLQAQDQAFQEQMKAALEKCQSEHLQIIQEKEQQDSLALEELELQKKAIQLECDKKLKDMQQETETFRTRILELESSLAKCSQNDKNQIEEMSCQIESEKNKLNKEATAMVEKHREELEAVKQQEQKLWRKKLDTLMQQQQSEMQKLKRHHEEEMTKVLNEKEAVFHAHIEEMNERTLEKLDVKQTELEALSSELSDTFKIRQDLEQCLSKLKDDADQAKQDFEAKLEQQKNHHQEQIEAIFKDQEVSEKTFKEEINQLKLLLEAKEKCQEELEEQLKKLKESLVKTETECKEMSAELDVLRQSRDDSAREQASIYEQKLTDLHQTLANVKAEKLHLEEKIVKAEPQLSEVKAELDSQISQVHNLKSELEEQKRENMQKISSLTEQYDSQLRDLREEVSQAKIHFTDKENELKQMKGLLNQQIDELRQHLSAKEEEMNVLKGEYEIRLRNQETETEKVKEKAKEMQVIFKKKLSEQEAKLKKEIENKQLELSQKEKQFNSKILEMAHASSAGINDAVSKLEMNQKEQLESLAEIHRQELEKVVETWEKKLSQQAEELQEKHEMELQEKGKELGDVKQKLATFSAEREGSNAEITRLREEQTKQKKSMNELQEQLQQTLAQMTILTQKETDLKMQCEKLEDDLSLSLKDKIAVQEDLSEIKAVREKEKNKVSELEEKLKISDEHLQALKLSNSKEHEDYEKILHDKNLELQQQKAEFEKFSRDTATQLEDYQQKAETLLQTKTTELIEKCRDKISSVIARVAHCQHQATKIKEAIFTKTCQIPDLKAQLKQIRESHGTLTSCLHESKEHLQEKENLLMSMKVDIETLVTEKEQLQKEGGHQQQAATEKETCITQLKKELSEHINVSTSMKEDLNEKTLEIVDLNKLISELNLRLENSISEKDAATALLNKQHKENRLQLLNEVQELSSKVETLSQEKAAALEQVDHWMNKMSEWKKKAQLRFTQNHNTIKELQNKVELSNNQASEKEEELNRMKEECDKQTKHIEHLKGLIEQKQNRRDKQESDLVAELKIHTARIAELEEHIARKTAENDSLMDELKRHNEQDSEQKELAQKLEQAQVAVVEKDNRLKEMEEKVLLFEKKMQTMEIDFKEKSKEFEETKVALMKSKEEELKALEERLISETTAKIADLKKKAEQKIASIRKQLTSQMEEREQQYKQDMEKQLQEKLQGKENMIMSLEEKIRSIDSELEKETIQKVQAMQVSTEQENMQQMYELKIDTLQKDLLEKERLLKIYDKEQKKCGILKLEAQNQQEELLKRKQEDQIIVEKLQQELEEQIKNQASLLEQHTKDDSDLANIREELKTKEQKQQKMENVIKDLQKALQDKEKEEQSLQQKIHSFDEDAMKERELHKTEMEELISKYDEKLQGLQQQLDERSGLTKALEESTEEKTRSILDLQKLLDDLQMQQKDLQAKLQETEREKQKLQKDLSKLHKDLRTLRKEHQQELEIMKKESLEEMEQKIKYEQEDIELKHNSTLKQLMREFNTQLAQKDREIETAVKETISKAQEVESELIESHHAEITQLHKKILEKDDDLQRTVKKYEEILETREEEMTGKVNDLEKQLEKLQEEYKQRLADEESWNSGEVTITELQAQLAQKTTLVNDSKLKEQEFREQIHTLQDRLKHYEKSMYVTTVETPYRDGNLCHSDVSLFGEPTEFEYLRKVLFEYMMGRETKTMAKVITTVLKFPADQAHKILEREDARTQLTSPRSGIF